GGTGATGACGTGGTAGAGGCGTCCACCGACCAGGCCGAACGGCACGGCCCAGACGGCGAGATCCACGATCGTTCCAGGGGCACCGCCGCGGGCGCGCCAGCGGCGCTCGCCGATGGCGACCGCGACGACGACGCCGAGCACGATGCACAGTGCGTAGGCCCGGATGGGGACCACGCCGAAGAGATGCCAGACCCCCTGGGAGGGGCTGGGAATCGAGGCGAGGGGCATGTCAGGTGACGTTACCGTGTCACGAGCTACTTGGCGGCATCAAGAACGGCCTGGCGTAGCTCGGCCGGTTTGAAAGCCACGCCGGTGTCCACCTCTGTGCCGTTGAGCTTCAGCGTCGGGGTGCCCGTGAGCTTCTGTGTCTCCAGGACCTTGGTGCTGTAGGCGAGGTGCTCGGCGGCCTTCGCCTGGCTGGTCACGCACGTGTCGAACCCGGGATCGGTCACCCCGGCGTCCTTGCCCCAGGCGATCAGGTCGGGGATCTTGAAGCCCTCCTCGGTCTCGGAGGGCTGCTCGTCGAACAGCTTGTCGTGGAACCTGCTCCAGGGAACGCCTCCGGGGATGCAGCGGGAGGCAGCCCCCGCGCGCACGGAGTTGCCCCGGGTGATGCCCTTGTTGGTCTGCTCCTGGAAGATCGTGATCGGGTGGTAGACCACCTTGGCCTTGCCCTCGGCCGCCAGGTTCTTGATCGTGGGACCGCTGGTCTCCTCGAGTGCCCTGCAGGCCGGGCACTGGAAGTCCTCGAAGACGTCCAGGACCGGCTTCTCCACGCCCGCCTTGGCCATGACCACCGAGCCGTCCGCGGCGACGGTGATCGGCGCGAGTTCGGCACCGACCAGCTCGGACCTGCTGCTCTGGGCGGCGAACCACCAGCCCGCCCCGACGGCGGCGATCGCGAGGACGGCGGCCGTTCCGATGGTCGCCATGCGCTTGCGCCTCTCCTTCAGCATCTGCTCTTCGCGCTGTGCCTTGATCCGATCACGCGCCGACTGGTCCCGCGCGGCCTTGCCCATCAGTCAGTCTCCTTTTCCTGGTGCTCCTCCTCGTCGTCGCCCTCAAGGTCGTCGTACGGCTCCCGTCCCGGGGTGAGCCCCAGGGCGGAGTCCAGCGCGAAGCGGCCCGGAGGGAACCAGGCGACGAGCACGCCGAGTCCGAAGAGACCGAAGTCACGCAGGATGTCGATGAGGTAGTCGGGCTCCACCCCGGCCGCCAGCTGACCGCCGCCGCCGAAGCAGCCGCAGT
This region of Streptosporangium sp. NBC_01495 genomic DNA includes:
- a CDS encoding DsbA family protein: MGKAARDQSARDRIKAQREEQMLKERRKRMATIGTAAVLAIAAVGAGWWFAAQSSRSELVGAELAPITVAADGSVVMAKAGVEKPVLDVFEDFQCPACRALEETSGPTIKNLAAEGKAKVVYHPITIFQEQTNKGITRGNSVRAGAASRCIPGGVPWSRFHDKLFDEQPSETEEGFKIPDLIAWGKDAGVTDPGFDTCVTSQAKAAEHLAYSTKVLETQKLTGTPTLKLNGTEVDTGVAFKPAELRQAVLDAAK